From Azospirillum baldaniorum, the proteins below share one genomic window:
- a CDS encoding cobalt ABC transporter substrate-binding protein produces MNKLSLALIAALGFAMPATMPAQAHQIWIEQPDQGNATIRFGEFGENLREVSPGLLDKFGKPAGTLLSAKGEQKAEAAKTADGFALPFKAANGESIVAEDTLYPLYTWKQGDKETTNWFHPAARLITGFAEQAPKLTLDLVPTGKPGQFKLVFQGQPKAKTKVMLVTQSGWAKEEHSDEQGLVTFDLPWKGTYVAEVSLNERTPGERQGTNGAEKYDGVSYVTTVTYVHPEGLAPVPAGPAATPNK; encoded by the coding sequence ATGAACAAACTGTCGCTCGCTCTCATCGCCGCGCTGGGCTTCGCCATGCCCGCCACCATGCCCGCCCAAGCCCACCAGATCTGGATCGAGCAGCCCGACCAGGGCAACGCCACGATCCGCTTCGGGGAGTTCGGCGAGAATCTGCGCGAGGTCTCGCCCGGCCTGCTCGACAAGTTCGGCAAGCCGGCCGGCACCCTCCTCTCCGCCAAGGGCGAGCAGAAGGCCGAGGCCGCCAAGACCGCCGACGGCTTCGCGCTGCCCTTCAAGGCCGCCAACGGCGAGAGCATCGTCGCCGAGGACACGCTCTACCCGCTCTACACGTGGAAGCAGGGCGACAAGGAGACCACCAACTGGTTCCACCCCGCCGCGCGCCTGATCACCGGCTTCGCCGAGCAGGCGCCGAAGCTGACGCTGGATCTGGTGCCCACCGGCAAGCCCGGCCAGTTCAAGCTGGTCTTCCAGGGTCAGCCCAAGGCCAAGACCAAGGTGATGCTGGTCACCCAGTCCGGCTGGGCCAAGGAGGAGCACAGCGACGAGCAGGGTCTGGTCACCTTCGACCTGCCGTGGAAGGGCACCTACGTGGCCGAAGTCAGCCTGAACGAGCGCACCCCCGGCGAGCGCCAGGGCACCAACGGGGCCGAGAAATACGACGGCGTCAGCTACGTCACCACGGTGACCTATGTCCACCCCGAGGGTCTGGCGCCGGTCCCCGCCGGCCCGGCGGCGACGCCCAACAAATGA